From a region of the Agrobacterium tumefaciens genome:
- a CDS encoding LacI family transcriptional regulator, which produces MNLKQLSQLLGISQTTISRALNGYPEVSAETRRRVMEAAEKTGYRPNAAAQRLATGKVGSIGLVMPIGAHHRSDVHYGEFLSGLGEEAARNGFHLVIMPTELEREQEALRGLAASGSVDGIYLAYMKKNDPRVGMMQSLSIPFLVHGRSWGLDENYPFLDVDNEGAFKDATNLLLQLGHRRIGILNGPEGYDFTFRRFLGVESALAAHGLPLRTEHVRYGSMTDEEGFLGMEALLSQAERPTAVLCASTALALGAVRSLNQRGLKPGKDVSLIAHDDVLPLLKPDNFSVPLTTTRSSLRAAGVRIGQRLINRIKFNETQPHQELWKAELVVRASTGPAPKD; this is translated from the coding sequence ATGAACTTGAAACAACTGTCGCAATTGCTTGGCATTTCGCAGACGACGATCAGCCGGGCACTCAACGGATATCCTGAAGTGAGCGCGGAAACGCGCCGCCGCGTCATGGAAGCCGCCGAAAAAACCGGTTATCGGCCGAATGCCGCCGCACAACGACTGGCAACCGGCAAGGTCGGGTCCATCGGACTTGTCATGCCGATCGGCGCGCACCACCGCTCGGACGTCCACTACGGAGAATTTTTGAGCGGACTTGGCGAAGAGGCAGCCCGCAACGGCTTTCACCTCGTCATCATGCCCACCGAACTGGAGCGAGAGCAGGAAGCATTGCGCGGACTGGCCGCCAGCGGCAGCGTCGACGGCATCTACCTCGCCTACATGAAGAAAAACGACCCGCGTGTGGGGATGATGCAGTCGCTATCCATCCCCTTCCTCGTCCATGGTCGCTCCTGGGGCCTGGACGAAAACTATCCGTTTCTCGATGTCGACAACGAAGGCGCCTTCAAGGACGCAACCAATCTGCTGCTGCAGCTTGGTCATCGGCGCATTGGCATTCTGAATGGACCAGAAGGATACGATTTCACTTTCAGACGCTTTCTCGGTGTCGAGAGCGCCCTTGCCGCTCATGGTCTGCCACTCCGAACAGAGCATGTCCGTTACGGCAGCATGACCGACGAGGAAGGTTTTTTGGGTATGGAGGCACTGCTTTCGCAGGCTGAACGCCCGACCGCGGTTCTCTGCGCGAGTACTGCGCTTGCCTTGGGCGCCGTCCGTTCGCTCAATCAGCGCGGCCTAAAACCCGGAAAGGACGTTTCGTTGATTGCCCACGACGACGTTCTTCCATTGCTGAAGCCCGACAATTTCTCCGTACCACTTACCACCACGCGCTCTTCACTGAGAGCAGCCGGGGTGCGTATCGGCCAACGCCTCATCAACCGCATCAAGTTTAACGAAACGCAGCCGCATCAGGAATTGTGGAAAGCTGAACTCGTTGTGCGGGCCTCAACGGGACCCGCACCGAA
- a CDS encoding carbohydrate ABC transporter substrate-binding protein has translation MHKTFLTTVAVMSLLSGAAFAADLKFAPGQDAKFNWKSYEDFKTANADLKGQTLTIFGPWRGEDEALFQSVLAYFADATGVNVRYSSSENYEQQIVIDTQAGSPPNIAILPQPGLLADLAAKGFLVPLGDETASWVKENYGAGQSWVDLGSYKGKDGNKAYFAFPFKADVKSLVWYVPENFEEAGYEVPQTMEDLLKLTDQIVADGGTPWCIGLGSGGATGWPATDWVEDLMLRTQPLDVYLKWTTNEVKFTDPAVVGAINEFGKFAKNEKYVSGGVAAVASTDFRDSPKGLFDIPPKCYLHHQASFIPSFFPEGTKVGTDADFFYMPTYASKPDLGKPVLGAGTLVTVTKESPAAKAFIEFLKTPIAHEVWMAQSSFLTPYKGVNVDTYANEQMKRQGEILTTATSFGFDGSDLMPGKIGAGAFWTGMIDFVGGKSADQVAADIQKAWDGLK, from the coding sequence ATGCATAAGACTTTTTTGACGACGGTAGCCGTGATGTCGCTTCTGTCGGGAGCAGCCTTCGCTGCTGATCTGAAGTTTGCACCTGGTCAGGATGCCAAATTCAACTGGAAAAGCTACGAGGATTTCAAAACGGCGAATGCTGACCTGAAGGGGCAGACGCTGACGATCTTCGGTCCGTGGCGCGGTGAAGACGAAGCTCTGTTCCAATCCGTTCTGGCCTATTTTGCCGATGCGACGGGTGTGAACGTGCGTTACTCCTCTTCGGAAAACTACGAGCAGCAGATCGTTATCGACACGCAGGCGGGTTCGCCGCCGAACATCGCCATTCTGCCGCAGCCTGGCCTGCTGGCAGATCTTGCCGCCAAGGGTTTTCTTGTTCCGCTCGGCGATGAGACCGCCAGTTGGGTCAAGGAGAACTATGGCGCCGGACAGTCCTGGGTCGATCTCGGCAGCTACAAGGGCAAGGATGGCAACAAGGCCTACTTCGCGTTTCCCTTCAAGGCTGACGTGAAGTCGCTGGTCTGGTACGTGCCGGAAAACTTTGAAGAAGCGGGCTACGAAGTTCCGCAGACGATGGAAGACCTGCTCAAGCTGACCGACCAGATCGTTGCCGACGGTGGCACGCCCTGGTGCATCGGTCTTGGTTCGGGTGGCGCAACCGGTTGGCCAGCGACCGACTGGGTAGAAGACCTGATGCTTCGCACGCAGCCGCTTGATGTCTACCTGAAATGGACGACCAACGAGGTGAAGTTCACCGATCCTGCGGTTGTTGGAGCGATCAACGAATTCGGCAAGTTCGCCAAGAACGAAAAATATGTCAGCGGCGGTGTGGCTGCCGTTGCCTCCACCGACTTCCGTGACAGCCCGAAAGGCCTCTTCGACATTCCGCCGAAGTGCTACCTGCATCATCAGGCATCCTTCATTCCTTCCTTCTTCCCGGAAGGCACGAAGGTCGGAACGGATGCCGACTTCTTCTACATGCCGACCTATGCATCGAAGCCGGATCTCGGCAAGCCTGTTCTGGGTGCTGGCACGCTGGTCACGGTCACCAAGGAATCTCCGGCGGCCAAGGCTTTTATCGAGTTCTTGAAAACCCCGATCGCGCACGAAGTCTGGATGGCGCAGTCCAGCTTCCTGACGCCTTACAAGGGTGTGAACGTCGATACCTATGCCAACGAGCAGATGAAGCGTCAGGGTGAAATCCTCACCACGGCAACAAGCTTCGGCTTCGACGGTTCGGATCTGATGCCGGGCAAGATCGGTGCTGGTGCATTCTGGACCGGCATGATCGACTTCGTCGGCGGTAAATCCGCTGATCAAGTTGCGGCCGATATCCAGAAGGCCTGGGACGGCCTCAAGTAA